The window GTTAAATTTAAGGTGATGCAGGTCCTCAACAGGCTCTCCCTCATCCCCAACCTGAATTTTGACCCAAACCTCGGACCCGGCAGATTGGGGTGAAGAGACGATAGGTTTTATTTTAGCAGAGTAGAGGATGAAGTTGACACCTGTTGTCTCAGTGCTTGCTTTAATAACTACTCCACTGGTTTCTGTAGCTAAGTAGCCTGATTTTGATGCCCTTGCAGTATAAGTCCCTTCTGGTAAGCCAGTGATAGAATAAGTTCCCGCAGCGGATGTTGTAGTAGAACCTATCACCGTCCCCGTTCCATCCAAAGCCAGCACCGTCGCCCCTTCGATAGCCGTCATCCCATCAGATTCAGTGACTTTGCCTGATATAGAGGCTACTCCAAGGGAATTGATTATATCGTCTATATTAACCTCAGCATCATCATATAAGCTAACTCCTGTACTTACAGCCCCAGTATGAAAGGCTATCAGTCCTCGATAAGTGGCCGTTCCTCCTGGATTCAAGGTGAATTCTCTTACCATTGAGTCCAAACAAGTTGAAGGAGGGATGTAACCTGTTGGACCACCAGTGACAAATTGATTAGGATTAGTTGTCCAAGGTTGGATGAAACCAAATGTCATCCCTTCAGTATTATCATATATAGAGACGAATGGTTTTGTAGGCGAAGGGGAGTAGACTGACCACACATTAACAGAATCAAAGATTTGCTCAGAATATCCATATACAGTGAATTTATCAGGATTTACTGGTATTAAAGACCCAAATGCTGCACCATCATGGATGTGTGTTGGGTACTCATCATAGGTAAAGGTCGAGCTACCAATATTCCTGAAAGTAGTCTGAAAGACTGCATACTCCTTATCTTTGGGAAGTATGATTGTTGCAGTAACCATTATTTGCTTATCTGGTGTAGTTCCCTGTATATGGGTAACCCGATAAGCGGCTACTTCAGGTGTATTCTTAATCAACTCAACTGTATTTGGAATCACACCACTTATATATTCATCAACAAACATCCCCCAATTTCCATTTGGCTTGGTATAAGAACTCTGACCAGATCTACCCCCGGCTGAATAGTAATTATAACCATTCTCGCTATCTCCATTTATCTGGATCCATACCTTGCCATTGTCCATCTTAATATCGATTGTACCATCATGGGTCAAATCTTGTTGGATGACTGTAACCTCACTACCTGTATCAAAAACTGATATATCTCTTGTGGTTGTATCTGTTGCTCCATCGGTATCTTTAACTTCAAGTCTGATAATTTTAGTTCCAGCAGTTGGGTATTGGTGAGAGGCTGTCTTAACAGTGGTATAAGGTGTATCCCAACTACCATCATTCTCCCAGTCCCATCTTACTTGCAAAGCAGAGGTGGGGTCTTCCTTATCAGTAGATGAAGAGGCATCTACGGTATAGGTAGTGCCTACTGGACCTGAGGAAGGACTGACCGTGAAAGAGGCAATAGGAGGGGTGTTGGTGCCCGTTAAAGATTGGGCGATAGCATAGAGTTTATTATCCCAGGAACCAACATAGATGGTTCCATCAGAGTTTATTGCTGGGGAAGAGGTAATAATACCTTCGGTAGCAAACTCCCATTTCTTCGTGCCATCAGGGTTTATGGCATAGAGTTTTTTATCGTATGATCCTACATAAATTGTCCCATCAAACCCTATGGCTGCTGAAGAACTGGCAAGATCTCCTGTAGCAAACTCCCATTTCTTCGTGCCATCAGGGTTTATGGCGTAGAATTTATTGGCATACAAGGATCCCACATAAACTGTTCCATCAACTTCTATGGCTGGGGAGGAACCCACATGACTTTCTGTAGCAAACTCCCATT of the bacterium genome contains:
- a CDS encoding PQQ-binding-like beta-propeller repeat protein translates to MLCSIYAINPDGTKKWEFETGDSVESSPAIGVDGTIYVGSHDHKLYAINPDGTKKWEFATESHVGSSPAIEVDGTVYVGSLYANKFYAINPDGTKKWEFATGDLASSSAAIGFDGTIYVGSYDKKLYAINPDGTKKWEFATEGIITSSPAINSDGTIYVGSWDNKLYAIAQSLTGTNTPPIASFTVSPSSGPVGTTYTVDASSSTDKEDPTSALQVRWDWENDGSWDTPYTTVKTASHQYPTAGTKIIRLEVKDTDGATDTTTRDISVFDTGSEVTVIQQDLTHDGTIDIKMDNGKVWIQINGDSENGYNYYSAGGRSGQSSYTKPNGNWGMFVDEYISGVIPNTVELIKNTPEVAAYRVTHIQGTTPDKQIMVTATIILPKDKEYAVFQTTFRNIGSSTFTYDEYPTHIHDGAAFGSLIPVNPDKFTVYGYSEQIFDSVNVWSVYSPSPTKPFVSIYDNTEGMTFGFIQPWTTNPNQFVTGGPTGYIPPSTCLDSMVREFTLNPGGTATYRGLIAFHTGAVSTGVSLYDDAEVNIDDIINSLGVASISGKVTESDGMTAIEGATVLALDGTGTVIGSTTTSAAGTYSITGLPEGTYTARASKSGYLATETSGVVIKASTETTGVNFILYSAKIKPIVSSPQSAGSEVWVKIQVGDEGEPVEDLHHLKFNLHYTNFEILDVLEVKHGGFLGDDPIFQEDHSSPGTVTVFIGRKPTDQGVTGYGNVVLVKFKLSAEAQPGTISVSFSQVEAYGTQSWVSLLPESDEFVTNRVTIRPELSSPQPAGVEFLLTIQGGDEDNQVTELSNVVYELVWDRPDIIQVVKPLYKNITAGEFIGIDSLILTGGGNGTLSICVARKGGGVNGYGTMTNIWLKVLDQAKIGEEIKFTVHQVSAYGSESNRIGLASGSCTLTVDLGIDTAEVCPGDTDNDGIVALGDIIPILYYWYLHAAGPARWPDETPLEIRIKWEKQLAIKWGIVIPPFPDACYADTDGNGIVEPEDIIAVAVNWGKTPDRRLMMPAPARAMSIYEIDHSKFIKCYEEMLAVLTGLPDNTPGKKEVEKQICEFIKISNPAIFKVYPNPYRPSISQGIKFENLGTNWNIKIYNIAGELVSEMHGTDNDYIWLTAKDFASGVYIYIINSSTLSKKTGKLAIIK